The following proteins are co-located in the Acidobacteriota bacterium genome:
- a CDS encoding OadG family protein: MSLWEASIVTALGMSVVFIGLVACIGFIGLFSRISRYVPWSEEGHGHGSPAPQMAAPAPPPAVVSPEPVPADVLAVIAAVLEVERTLYMNRPGARVTIRRHAPAP; encoded by the coding sequence ATGTCGCTCTGGGAAGCCTCGATCGTCACCGCCCTCGGGATGTCGGTCGTCTTCATCGGTCTCGTGGCCTGCATCGGCTTCATCGGACTCTTCAGCCGCATCTCGCGCTACGTGCCGTGGAGCGAAGAGGGCCACGGCCACGGGAGCCCCGCGCCGCAGATGGCGGCCCCGGCCCCACCGCCCGCCGTCGTCTCGCCGGAACCGGTCCCGGCGGACGTGCTCGCGGTGATCGCGGCCGTGCTCGAGGTCGAGCGCACCCTCTACATGAACCGGCCCGGGGCCCGCGTGACGATCAGGCGCCACGCGCCGGCGCCCTGA
- a CDS encoding FixH family protein, with amino-acid sequence MKLFRLLSEYRWPIYLGGLLSMSIIACGILVWVATRPDTPRPIKGYYEAARRWDVDRAVEQASREIGWTVRYELPSDIPFYPGMPRPVDIRVADRHGQPVSGLAGHFFAIRPSDTRLNQSGELVELPQAAGSYRALVRVDDAGRWEFRIDASQDGLRFVHAARFDVPGGGPP; translated from the coding sequence GTGAAGCTCTTCCGGCTGCTCTCCGAGTACCGCTGGCCGATCTATCTGGGCGGCCTGCTCTCGATGTCGATCATCGCGTGCGGCATCCTGGTGTGGGTCGCCACGCGCCCCGATACGCCGCGCCCGATCAAGGGCTACTACGAGGCCGCGCGTCGGTGGGACGTCGACCGCGCCGTCGAGCAGGCGAGCCGTGAGATCGGATGGACGGTCCGCTACGAACTGCCGTCGGACATCCCCTTCTACCCGGGGATGCCGCGACCGGTCGACATCCGGGTGGCGGATCGCCACGGCCAGCCCGTCTCGGGGCTCGCGGGCCACTTCTTCGCCATCCGCCCGTCGGACACCCGGCTGAACCAGTCGGGCGAGCTGGTCGAGCTGCCACAGGCCGCCGGGAGTTACCGCGCCCTCGTCCGCGTCGATGACGCTGGTCGGTGGGAATTCCGGATCGACGCGAGTCAGGACGGGCTCCGGTTCGTCCATGCGGCCCGCTTCGACGTGCCGGGGGGAGGACCGCCATGA
- the ccoG gene encoding cytochrome c oxidase accessory protein CcoG has product MHEEVRKKPPDPAPAAPIGYERVFEPAPEDELLYSLSADGKRKFMHPLVHRGRYWHIRRAIAYVLFLLFFALPHVTMAGRPAVQIDLATRNTYIFGATFNPTDSLVLVSFGFGVIVTVFFLATSYGRMWCGYACPQTVYLEFLFRPIESFLEGGPRKQRLLNAAPVTPRKAAIKVGKWSAWTVVALFMAITFVAYFTGFGPLVAGLVAEPLAWKGSIFTIVGLTGAILFDFGWFRDQMCTIACPYGRLQNVIADQDTILVAYDERRGEPRMRVRERVAGVVAGDCIACRACVNACPTGTDIKRGLQPECIGTAQCIDACDAVMRGIGKPIGLIRYTSEREQRGGARRVWRPRTFAYLALMTVAWGSFAWLVATRGDALVEFVRGGREPYRLLPTGEVANQQRVRITNQRDETQSFTIEVLSPSDARLVVSESPIVIEPSKLVNVNAVTTVPREVFVDGQARVRYVVRSDRGFEKEIEFLLLGPYGPPGGAP; this is encoded by the coding sequence GTGCACGAGGAAGTCAGGAAGAAGCCGCCGGACCCTGCACCGGCGGCGCCGATCGGCTACGAGCGCGTCTTCGAGCCGGCGCCCGAGGACGAGCTGCTCTACAGCCTGTCGGCGGACGGCAAGCGGAAGTTCATGCACCCGCTCGTCCACCGGGGGCGCTACTGGCACATCCGGCGGGCCATCGCTTACGTGCTCTTCCTGCTCTTCTTCGCCCTGCCGCACGTCACGATGGCCGGACGCCCCGCCGTTCAGATCGACCTCGCCACGCGCAACACCTACATCTTCGGCGCGACCTTCAACCCGACCGACAGCCTCGTGCTCGTCTCCTTCGGCTTCGGCGTCATCGTCACGGTCTTCTTCCTCGCCACGAGCTATGGACGGATGTGGTGCGGCTACGCGTGCCCGCAGACGGTCTACCTCGAGTTCCTGTTCCGGCCCATCGAGTCCTTCCTCGAGGGCGGCCCCCGCAAGCAGCGTCTGCTGAACGCCGCGCCGGTCACCCCGCGCAAGGCCGCGATCAAGGTCGGGAAGTGGTCTGCGTGGACCGTCGTCGCCCTCTTCATGGCCATCACCTTCGTCGCCTACTTCACGGGCTTCGGGCCGCTCGTGGCCGGTCTCGTCGCCGAACCCCTGGCCTGGAAGGGCTCGATCTTCACGATCGTGGGCCTCACGGGGGCCATCCTCTTCGACTTCGGCTGGTTCCGCGACCAGATGTGCACGATCGCGTGCCCCTACGGCCGGCTGCAGAACGTCATCGCCGACCAGGACACGATCCTCGTCGCCTACGACGAGCGGCGCGGGGAACCCCGGATGCGGGTTCGCGAGCGCGTGGCGGGCGTCGTCGCCGGCGACTGCATCGCCTGCCGCGCGTGCGTGAATGCGTGCCCGACCGGTACCGACATCAAGCGGGGCCTGCAACCCGAGTGCATCGGCACGGCGCAGTGCATCGACGCGTGCGACGCGGTGATGCGGGGCATCGGCAAGCCAATCGGCCTCATCCGCTACACCTCCGAGCGTGAACAGCGGGGGGGGGCGCGGCGCGTCTGGCGGCCGCGCACCTTCGCCTATCTCGCGCTGATGACCGTGGCGTGGGGCAGCTTCGCCTGGCTCGTCGCCACGCGCGGCGACGCGCTCGTCGAGTTCGTCCGGGGCGGTCGCGAGCCGTACCGCCTCCTGCCGACCGGAGAGGTGGCCAACCAGCAGCGCGTCAGGATCACCAACCAGCGCGACGAGACGCAGAGCTTCACCATCGAGGTGCTGAGCCCATCCGACGCCAGGCTCGTGGTGAGCGAATCGCCCATCGTGATCGAGCCCTCGAAGCTCGTCAACGTCAACGCCGTCACGACGGTGCCGCGCGAGGTCTTCGTCGACGGCCAGGCGCGCGTCCGCTACGTGGTGCGCTCCGACCGGGGCTTCGAGAAGGAAATCGAGTTCCTGCTGCTCGGCCCGTACGGTCCACCGGGAGGGGCCCCGTGA
- a CDS encoding sodium ion-translocating decarboxylase subunit beta, with protein MVLIGLLFIYLAISKDYEPLLLVPIGFGILIGNVPLPLAIFNSVSLYMIDPVSREYVFNTTGNSVLGIIYYGVRSGLLPPLIFLGIGALTDFSALLSNPKSLLLGAAAQVGIFITFIGALWLGFSAQSAGAIAIIGGADGPTAIFAASRLAPALIGPIAISAYSYMAMVPIIQPPIMRLLTTRDERLIRMKPGRKVSQFEKIAFPIMGLLVTTLLAPGGLPLLGMLFFGNLLKESGVTGRLAKSASSAMLDVCTILLGVAVGASTSAGVFLTKQSVLIFVLGCLAFGTATAGGVLFAKLMNLVAREKVNPLIGASGVSAVPDSARVVHQVGQAEDPGNFLLQHAMGPNVAGVIGSALAAGIFLGLF; from the coding sequence ATGGTGCTCATCGGGCTGCTGTTCATCTACCTCGCCATCTCGAAGGACTACGAACCGCTGCTCCTCGTGCCGATCGGCTTCGGGATCCTCATCGGCAACGTGCCGCTGCCGCTCGCGATCTTCAACAGCGTCTCTCTGTACATGATCGACCCGGTGTCGCGCGAGTACGTGTTCAACACCACGGGGAACAGCGTGCTCGGCATCATCTACTACGGCGTGCGCAGCGGGCTCCTGCCGCCGCTCATCTTTCTCGGCATCGGTGCGCTCACCGACTTCTCGGCGCTGCTGTCGAACCCGAAGAGCCTGCTGCTCGGCGCGGCGGCGCAGGTCGGCATCTTCATCACCTTCATCGGCGCGCTCTGGCTGGGGTTCTCGGCGCAGAGCGCCGGGGCGATCGCCATCATCGGCGGCGCCGACGGCCCCACGGCCATCTTCGCCGCGAGCCGGCTGGCCCCCGCCCTGATCGGACCGATTGCGATTTCGGCGTACAGCTACATGGCGATGGTCCCGATCATCCAGCCGCCGATTATGCGTCTGCTCACGACGCGCGACGAACGCCTGATCCGGATGAAGCCGGGGCGCAAGGTCTCGCAGTTCGAGAAGATCGCGTTTCCGATCATGGGCCTGCTCGTGACGACGCTGCTCGCCCCGGGCGGCCTGCCGCTGCTCGGCATGCTGTTCTTCGGGAACCTCCTGAAGGAATCCGGCGTGACGGGCCGGCTCGCGAAGTCGGCCTCGAGCGCCATGCTCGACGTCTGCACCATCCTGCTCGGCGTCGCGGTCGGCGCCTCGACGTCGGCTGGCGTGTTCCTGACGAAGCAGTCGGTGCTCATCTTCGTCCTCGGCTGCCTCGCGTTCGGCACCGCCACGGCCGGCGGCGTGCTCTTCGCCAAGCTGATGAACCTGGTCGCCCGCGAGAAGGTGAACCCGCTCATCGGCGCCTCCGGCGTCTCGGCCGTGCCCGACTCGGCCCGGGTCGTCCACCAGGTCGGCCAGGCCGAGGACCCGGGCAATTTCCTCCTCCAGCACGCCATGGGCCCGAACGTGGCGGGCGTGATCGGCTCGGCCCTCGCGGCCGGCATCTTCCTCGGACTCTTCTAG
- a CDS encoding biotin/lipoyl-binding protein, whose protein sequence is MSQHVLRIGGREYRAEIRELTPERATVVVDGTEYAVDLIQLGRRKITIEPARPSPSSAVASAPAPSVSRAAAPSRGEGGIVAPMPGLVLAIRAKEGESVAAGQTLLVMEAMKMENAVTTPYAGTVTKVYVREGDTIAEGDLLVDVSRPKLTTL, encoded by the coding sequence ATGAGTCAACACGTGCTTCGCATCGGGGGCCGGGAGTATCGGGCCGAGATCAGGGAACTCACGCCTGAGCGGGCGACCGTGGTGGTCGACGGCACCGAGTACGCGGTCGATTTGATCCAGCTCGGTCGGCGGAAGATCACTATCGAGCCCGCGCGCCCATCGCCCTCCTCGGCGGTGGCCTCTGCGCCGGCACCGTCAGTGTCGCGGGCGGCGGCCCCGTCGCGTGGCGAGGGTGGCATCGTGGCGCCCATGCCGGGGCTCGTCCTGGCGATCCGCGCGAAGGAGGGCGAGAGCGTCGCGGCCGGACAGACGCTCCTGGTCATGGAGGCCATGAAGATGGAGAACGCGGTCACCACGCCGTACGCCGGCACGGTGACCAAGGTCTACGTGCGCGAGGGCGATACGATTGCCGAGGGCGACCTGCTCGTCGACGTGTCGCGGCCGAAGCTGACGACGCTGTAG
- the ccoN gene encoding cytochrome-c oxidase, cbb3-type subunit I: MSDSVRYDDRTPRLFFLAAVVWAVVGMLVGVVISAMLFLPDLNLAPYLTFGRLRPLHTNAVIFAFCGNIIFAGTYHSMQRLLKTRLFSDGLSAFHFWGWQLLIVAAALALVTGHTQGKEYAELPWLLDVVIAVLWVAFAINFFGTIAIRREKHLYVAIWFYLASIVAVAILHIGNSMVMPYSWLGSYSAYSGVKDALMQWWYGHNAVAFFLTTPFLGLMYYYLPKAADRPVFSYRLSIMHFWSLVFVYIWAGPHHLHYSAVPEWASTLGMLFSLILWMPSWGGMVNGYFTLRGAWHKLRDDPVLKFMVVAITYYGMATFEGPMMSIKSVNAVSHFTDWTIGHVHAGALGWNAFLSFAILYWVIPRLWKTELYSKALATTHFWVSTIGLITYQVSMWVAGITQWGMWRAFEADGRLVYPDFIETVIRIVPLYWVRLMAAILFFTGMILLVWNVYKTITSAPADYAEEPEVHAPPLVRDVAAPGAVTPANTYDHAFYRIQHELRHGVHRALEARTVSFTVLVVLALAVGSLVEAIPMFLDKKNVKEIASVTPYTPLEVVGRDIYLREGCYNCHSQLVRPFRHETERYGEYSKAGEYVYDHPFQWGSKRTGPDLHRVGAKYPSLWHVRHMDRPDSTTPGSVMPRYPHLLGDPYDTALVGSKLRALRTLGVPYTDGEIETALASMEAQARTIAGEIELQQGPRGLADKEIIALTAYLQRLGTDIQWRRPQPQAPAIAPLEPPAATTPAPGVASAR, translated from the coding sequence ATGAGCGACAGCGTGCGCTACGACGACCGAACCCCACGGCTCTTCTTCCTGGCAGCCGTCGTCTGGGCCGTGGTCGGCATGCTCGTGGGCGTCGTCATCTCGGCGATGCTCTTTCTGCCGGACCTGAACCTCGCGCCCTACCTGACGTTCGGCCGGCTCAGGCCGCTGCACACGAACGCGGTCATCTTCGCCTTCTGCGGCAACATCATCTTCGCCGGCACCTACCACTCGATGCAGCGGCTGCTGAAGACCCGCCTCTTCAGCGACGGGCTGTCGGCCTTCCACTTCTGGGGCTGGCAGCTGCTCATCGTGGCGGCGGCGCTCGCGCTCGTCACGGGCCACACCCAGGGCAAGGAGTACGCCGAGCTGCCGTGGCTGCTCGACGTCGTCATCGCGGTGCTCTGGGTCGCCTTCGCGATCAACTTCTTCGGCACGATCGCCATCCGGCGCGAGAAGCACCTCTACGTGGCCATCTGGTTCTACCTCGCGTCGATCGTCGCGGTGGCCATCCTCCACATCGGCAACAGCATGGTGATGCCGTACTCGTGGCTCGGGAGCTATTCGGCGTACTCGGGCGTCAAGGACGCCCTGATGCAATGGTGGTACGGGCACAACGCCGTGGCGTTCTTCCTGACGACGCCCTTCCTCGGCCTCATGTACTACTACCTGCCGAAAGCGGCCGACCGGCCGGTGTTCAGCTACCGGCTGTCGATCATGCACTTCTGGTCGCTCGTCTTCGTCTACATCTGGGCCGGCCCGCACCACCTCCACTACTCGGCCGTGCCCGAGTGGGCGTCGACGCTCGGGATGCTCTTCTCGCTCATCCTCTGGATGCCGTCGTGGGGCGGCATGGTCAACGGGTACTTCACGTTGCGCGGCGCGTGGCACAAGCTGCGCGACGACCCGGTCCTCAAGTTCATGGTCGTCGCCATCACCTACTACGGCATGGCCACCTTCGAAGGGCCGATGATGTCGATCAAGTCGGTGAACGCGGTGAGCCACTTCACCGACTGGACGATCGGGCACGTGCACGCCGGCGCGCTGGGGTGGAACGCGTTCCTGTCGTTCGCCATCCTCTACTGGGTCATCCCGCGACTCTGGAAGACGGAGCTCTACTCGAAGGCCCTCGCGACGACGCACTTCTGGGTGTCGACGATCGGCCTCATCACCTATCAGGTGTCGATGTGGGTGGCCGGTATCACGCAGTGGGGCATGTGGCGCGCGTTCGAGGCCGACGGCCGCCTCGTGTATCCCGACTTCATCGAGACCGTCATCCGGATCGTCCCGCTCTACTGGGTGCGGCTGATGGCCGCCATCCTCTTCTTCACCGGCATGATCCTGCTCGTCTGGAACGTCTACAAGACCATCACGAGCGCGCCGGCCGACTACGCCGAGGAGCCGGAGGTCCACGCGCCGCCGCTCGTCCGTGACGTCGCGGCGCCTGGCGCGGTGACGCCCGCCAACACCTACGACCACGCGTTCTACCGGATCCAGCACGAGCTGCGCCACGGCGTCCACCGCGCGCTCGAGGCGCGCACGGTGAGCTTCACGGTGCTCGTCGTCCTCGCGCTCGCGGTCGGCTCGCTCGTCGAGGCGATCCCGATGTTCCTCGACAAGAAGAACGTCAAGGAGATCGCCAGTGTGACGCCCTATACGCCGCTCGAGGTCGTCGGACGCGACATCTACCTCCGCGAGGGCTGCTACAACTGCCACTCGCAGCTCGTGCGCCCGTTCCGGCACGAGACCGAGCGCTACGGCGAGTACTCGAAGGCCGGCGAGTACGTCTACGACCACCCCTTCCAGTGGGGTTCCAAGCGGACCGGGCCGGACCTTCACCGGGTCGGAGCGAAGTACCCGTCGCTCTGGCACGTGCGGCACATGGATCGCCCCGATTCGACCACGCCGGGATCGGTGATGCCGCGCTACCCGCACCTGCTCGGCGACCCGTACGACACGGCGCTCGTCGGCTCGAAGCTGCGCGCGCTGCGCACGCTCGGCGTGCCGTACACGGACGGCGAGATCGAGACGGCGCTCGCGTCGATGGAGGCGCAGGCCCGGACGATCGCCGGCGAGATCGAACTGCAGCAGGGGCCGAGGGGGCTCGCCGACAAGGAAATCATCGCGCTCACCGCGTACCTCCAACGGCTCGGCACCGACATCCAGTGGCGCCGCCCGCAGCCCCAGGCGCCGGCGATCGCGCCGCTCGAGCCCCCCGCCGCCACGACGCCGGCACCCGGCGTCGCCTCGGCGAGATAG
- a CDS encoding acyl-CoA carboxylase subunit beta — protein sequence MSIERKILELAHLRETAHRAGGEKRIKKQHDQGKYTARERIERLVDEGSFEEFDTFVTHRCTDFGMAKDQPLTDGVITGHGTINGRLVFVFSQDFTIFGGSLSKTFAEKICKVMDLATKVGAPIIGLNDSGGARIQEGVDALAGYSDIFLRNVLASGVVPQLSLVLGPCAGGAVYSPAITDFVAMTRGTSYMFLTGPKVVKQVTRESVTTEQLGGADVHAAKSGVTHFVAENEDQALDLVRRLLGFLPQNYQEKPPMAACDDPLDRSVPELNAVLPDNPNQPYDVKDVVRAVVDRGEFLEVHEAWAPNLVVGFARFNGRPVGVVANQPKVLAGVLDNAASVKGARFVRFCDAFNIPLVTLEDVPGFMPGTTQEYGGIIRNGAKLLFAFAEATVPKVTVILRKAYGGAYCVMSSKHLRGDVNYAWPTAEIAVMGPDGAVEIIYKKELDAAEDVAAKATELKERYASLFATPYVAARKGYIDDVIEPATTRFRIVKALEMLADKRDANPARRHTNIPL from the coding sequence ATGAGCATCGAGCGAAAGATCCTGGAACTCGCCCACCTGCGCGAGACCGCCCACCGCGCGGGCGGTGAGAAGCGCATCAAGAAGCAGCACGACCAGGGCAAGTACACGGCCCGCGAGCGCATCGAGCGGCTGGTCGACGAAGGCAGCTTCGAGGAGTTCGACACGTTCGTCACGCACCGCTGCACCGACTTCGGCATGGCGAAGGATCAGCCGCTCACCGACGGCGTCATCACCGGGCATGGCACCATCAACGGACGGCTCGTCTTCGTCTTCAGCCAGGACTTCACGATCTTCGGCGGAAGCCTGTCGAAGACCTTCGCGGAGAAGATCTGCAAGGTCATGGACCTGGCCACGAAGGTGGGCGCACCGATCATCGGGCTCAACGACTCGGGTGGCGCGCGCATCCAGGAAGGCGTCGACGCGCTCGCGGGCTACTCCGACATCTTCCTGCGCAACGTGCTCGCCTCGGGCGTCGTGCCGCAGCTGAGCCTCGTGCTCGGTCCCTGCGCCGGCGGTGCCGTCTACAGTCCCGCCATCACCGATTTCGTGGCGATGACGCGCGGCACGAGCTACATGTTCCTCACCGGTCCCAAGGTCGTGAAGCAGGTGACCCGGGAGAGCGTCACGACCGAGCAGCTCGGCGGCGCCGACGTGCACGCCGCGAAGAGCGGCGTCACGCATTTCGTCGCCGAGAACGAGGACCAGGCGCTCGACCTCGTCCGCCGCCTGCTCGGCTTCCTGCCGCAGAACTACCAGGAGAAGCCTCCGATGGCGGCGTGCGACGATCCGCTCGACCGCTCGGTGCCCGAACTGAACGCCGTGCTGCCCGACAACCCGAACCAGCCGTACGACGTCAAGGACGTGGTGCGCGCCGTGGTCGATCGCGGCGAGTTCCTCGAGGTCCACGAAGCCTGGGCCCCCAACCTCGTCGTCGGCTTCGCGCGGTTCAACGGGCGCCCGGTGGGGGTGGTGGCCAACCAGCCGAAGGTGCTCGCCGGCGTGCTCGACAACGCGGCGTCGGTGAAGGGCGCACGGTTCGTGCGCTTCTGCGACGCCTTCAACATTCCGCTCGTCACGCTCGAGGACGTGCCGGGCTTCATGCCCGGGACGACGCAGGAGTACGGCGGGATCATCCGCAACGGGGCCAAGCTGCTCTTCGCCTTCGCGGAGGCCACGGTGCCGAAGGTCACCGTCATCCTGCGCAAGGCCTACGGGGGGGCGTACTGCGTGATGAGCTCGAAGCACCTGCGCGGCGACGTCAACTACGCGTGGCCGACGGCGGAGATCGCGGTCATGGGCCCCGACGGGGCCGTGGAGATCATCTACAAGAAGGAGCTCGACGCCGCAGAGGACGTCGCGGCGAAGGCCACCGAGCTCAAGGAGCGTTACGCGAGCCTCTTCGCCACGCCGTACGTCGCGGCGCGCAAGGGCTACATCGACGACGTGATCGAGCCCGCCACCACGCGCTTCCGGATCGTCAAGGCGCTCGAGATGCTGGCCGACAAGCGCGACGCGAACCCCGCGCGACGGCACACCAACATTCCGCTCTGA
- a CDS encoding c-type cytochrome yields MAQFEDKVLHELDGIKEYDNPMPGWLMAIWWGSLIFSAAYLMFYALSFGEGTMEAEYRADTERALASVQAHFDANPLVPPSPADLLAGAADPAVLDLGQTRFARSCASCHGEQAQGLIGPNLTDEYWIHGGRVEQIFQSVAKGWPARGMPPWGRALAPDELAAVVAYVRSLQGTTPPNARPSEGDRVVPEPLPGN; encoded by the coding sequence ATGGCACAGTTCGAAGACAAGGTCCTCCACGAGCTCGACGGCATCAAGGAGTACGACAACCCGATGCCGGGCTGGCTCATGGCCATCTGGTGGGGCTCGCTCATCTTCTCGGCGGCCTACCTGATGTTCTACGCGCTCAGTTTCGGCGAGGGGACGATGGAGGCGGAGTACCGGGCCGACACCGAGCGGGCGCTGGCCTCCGTCCAGGCGCACTTCGATGCCAACCCGCTCGTCCCGCCCTCACCAGCCGACCTGCTGGCCGGCGCCGCGGACCCCGCGGTGCTCGATCTCGGCCAGACGCGCTTCGCGCGGTCGTGCGCCTCGTGCCACGGCGAGCAGGCGCAGGGGCTGATTGGCCCGAACCTCACCGACGAGTACTGGATCCACGGGGGACGGGTCGAGCAGATCTTCCAGTCGGTGGCCAAGGGCTGGCCGGCCAGGGGCATGCCGCCGTGGGGCCGGGCCCTCGCGCCCGACGAGCTCGCCGCGGTCGTGGCGTACGTGAGGAGCCTCCAGGGCACCACCCCGCCCAACGCGCGGCCGTCCGAGGGAGACCGGGTGGTGCCCGAACCGCTCCCCGGGAACTGA
- the ftcD gene encoding glutamate formimidoyltransferase, with protein sequence MSQIISVVPNISEGRDEAFVETLQQTLEHVPGLVVLDVSMDQVRNRTIFSFTGSKPAVFEGGFLLYEAALGHIDMRQHQGEYPRIGAVDVFPFVALRDAPLSTAVDWSVQFAEEVARRFELPVYLFAESARTVLRRDIESIREGEYEGFATKIADPAWKPDFGPDKFPLDKGATIIGARLPLVNFKAYLTTASEEAAEWVTHVLSGTAGLPGVHFYPALDRTRNEALLNITVGNFHATPLYRILEAVKTELRRFGAGVSRVEMVGLVPQRALIESAEHYLQIFGFEVEDVLENRIDAILGERD encoded by the coding sequence ATGTCGCAGATCATCTCCGTCGTTCCGAACATCTCGGAGGGCCGCGACGAGGCGTTCGTCGAGACCCTCCAGCAGACGCTCGAGCACGTGCCGGGCCTCGTCGTGCTCGACGTCTCGATGGACCAGGTCCGCAACCGGACCATCTTCTCGTTCACGGGCAGCAAGCCGGCGGTCTTCGAAGGCGGGTTCCTGCTCTACGAGGCGGCGCTCGGACACATCGACATGCGGCAGCACCAGGGAGAGTACCCGCGGATCGGCGCGGTCGACGTCTTCCCGTTCGTCGCCCTGCGCGACGCGCCGCTCTCCACGGCGGTCGACTGGTCGGTTCAGTTCGCCGAGGAGGTCGCCCGGCGCTTCGAGCTGCCGGTGTACCTCTTCGCGGAGTCGGCGCGGACCGTGCTCCGCCGCGACATCGAGAGCATCCGCGAAGGCGAGTACGAGGGGTTCGCCACCAAGATCGCCGACCCGGCGTGGAAACCCGACTTCGGCCCCGACAAGTTCCCGCTCGACAAGGGGGCCACCATCATCGGGGCGCGGCTGCCGCTCGTGAACTTCAAGGCCTACCTGACCACGGCGAGCGAAGAGGCCGCCGAGTGGGTCACGCACGTGCTGTCGGGCACGGCCGGCCTCCCGGGCGTGCACTTCTACCCGGCGCTCGACCGGACCCGCAACGAGGCGCTGCTGAACATCACCGTCGGCAACTTCCACGCGACACCGCTCTACCGCATCCTCGAGGCGGTCAAGACCGAGCTGCGCCGGTTCGGCGCCGGCGTGAGCCGCGTGGAGATGGTAGGCCTCGTCCCGCAGCGGGCGCTGATCGAATCGGCCGAGCACTACCTCCAGATCTTCGGGTTCGAGGTCGAGGACGTGCTCGAGAACCGCATCGACGCGATTCTCGGCGAGCGGGACTGA